In Bacteriovorax stolpii, a single genomic region encodes these proteins:
- a CDS encoding transposase: MKKSKFSEEKIVHILQEAKSGNSTVQEVCRKHGITTVTYYAWKRKYNGVEVAELKKMKELEAENAKLKRLVANLSLDNLILKDINSKKW, translated from the coding sequence ATGAAAAAATCAAAGTTCAGCGAAGAAAAAATCGTCCATATTCTCCAAGAGGCCAAGTCGGGTAATTCAACTGTTCAAGAAGTCTGTCGCAAACACGGCATCACCACAGTGACCTACTATGCTTGGAAAAGAAAATACAACGGCGTTGAAGTGGCCGAGCTTAAAAAAATGAAAGAGCTTGAAGCTGAGAATGCAAAACTCAAACGTCTTGTGGCCAATCTCTCTCTTGATAATTTGATTTTGAAGGATATTAACTCAAAAAAGTGGTAG
- a CDS encoding IS3 family transposase has product MVSYIRDSYRMSCSRACRILDLQKATFYYKEVEDVAEIKLRARLKELAEKHPGFGLRTLHEITKREELVINHKRTERIYKEEKLSLRLKKKNKRARHLRVVQVPPEAPLKTWSMDFVHDRCFSGRKIKCLTIIDQFSKNCPMINVGVTMTGAEVARALDTLKIKIGLPEVIFVDNGPEFAGKDLGLWAMKNNVKLHFIEPGKPTQNAFIESFNGKFRAQCLNQHWFQTIEEAKILIETWRKEYNNFRPHSSLNGLTPEEFTRQFEMKKINGFDQDVRLKVV; this is encoded by the coding sequence ATGGTGAGCTACATAAGAGACAGCTACAGGATGAGCTGCTCTAGGGCCTGCAGAATCCTTGATCTTCAGAAAGCAACCTTCTACTACAAAGAGGTTGAAGACGTTGCTGAAATCAAGCTTAGAGCGCGTTTAAAAGAGCTTGCAGAAAAGCATCCAGGTTTTGGGCTTAGAACTTTACATGAGATCACCAAAAGAGAAGAACTTGTTATAAATCATAAGCGAACTGAGAGAATTTACAAAGAAGAGAAGCTCTCTCTTCGTTTAAAAAAGAAAAATAAGAGAGCGAGACATTTAAGAGTTGTTCAAGTTCCTCCAGAAGCTCCTTTAAAAACGTGGTCGATGGATTTTGTCCATGACAGATGTTTCAGTGGGAGAAAAATTAAGTGCCTCACAATCATTGATCAGTTTTCTAAGAATTGCCCAATGATAAACGTCGGAGTGACAATGACAGGAGCTGAGGTTGCAAGAGCGCTTGATACTTTAAAAATTAAAATTGGGTTACCAGAAGTCATTTTTGTAGATAACGGGCCAGAGTTTGCGGGAAAAGATTTGGGGTTATGGGCGATGAAGAACAATGTGAAGCTGCATTTTATCGAGCCAGGAAAGCCTACTCAAAATGCGTTCATAGAATCGTTCAACGGGAAATTTAGAGCACAATGTTTGAATCAGCATTGGTTCCAAACGATCGAAGAAGCAAAGATTTTAATTGAAACATGGAGAAAGGAATACAATAATTTCAGACCTCATAGCTCTTTGAATGGTCTGACTCCGGAAGAATTTACTAGGCAATTTGAAATGAAAAAGATAAACGGTTTTGATCAGGATGTGAGATTAAAAGTAGTCT
- a CDS encoding PKD domain-containing protein — protein MKSLMTLTGILAFSFSSFATGREYSCPPSVEKQALECSGTVSVTSVAELNSYANDLGLKKGKAKNLTITSSLGLTSDLVISSPCTIKIADDVVLSSTGNICFHGQNGINIGERFKFNGKNLSLEGRDEVIVKINSELTGQDIKLLSNGSGDTSKTHIRDGAIINAANLLLESHDKGSIGKNSALTLTGTLGIYALGDDEASIRVGTQVSANKIEISSTEETRVAKNVALNAAEIILNGSVCTIDKTASLTAADKMGNCFLGSIGKAGFTIDKNQGTNPLTVHFNASAVVSEAKGFVWSFGDGETVNTLSPTIFHVYNRVGSFTASLKYATKDNFKGLKNAGFVQIDVKAPVVNQTTTPPRGNFSYAQDGTFVYLKAFIRKTQFDIASAYYVIDDNQNNKIYMTNFYQNSISSVEMNTFGTHKVTMYVEDIQGQKYNTTMMIDLKQNEDDIAPVVRFYGEQSAPRTAFINMASSFIPYPDEFLKDFKVEFGDGQVVEVHDAVSVVHTYAAPGTYNVKVTAEFNGNERFAIIPVTVTNDNKPALNPVAAFDYHLFDFAGNVTFNDDRSATPNGEIISYVWNFGDGTQAYGKLVSHFFGPGDHVVSLTVTDTMGLTSTQRQMISIAEPGDDIVSNLSCWKDGDKKIACDVFALDKFDEITRVRVQWGDGTSVNLTNQAEIEEWGLYFAEHVYQNYGTYNLRLTVDTARGQTKYAYVSETFQESPSSNLPPIAFLQCLTSGLRIECDGLNSYDPENAIISYQVDWGDGNIQNFTSSIFTHTYELSAVYQVRLIVTDDHFQSNEIRLSIMALKVDNINPIARLNCFSVYPFTVECDSLSSFDTDGNIVLFEYSFNEEAIVSRSTPEKITYTFATSDPKVISLKVVDNDGGISFGQTEVSLKINSTPKIESLYCYDGKTFQLQCYAQAFDPDYYDNISEYLWSANLDSQPISTLLGNSILLEYSEPGEKEIVLTVKDQFGGEASKTIKVNVKENKPPQADGYCYAVIDGMVECFSYAFDEDGEVKKVQWDFGNGHIVEGSFVTHYYGYNEEVVIQMKVFDNFGLESTKEFRVNSTINFLPSFDLSENVIVGHLPLEFKISIKNSKDNDGIITSMKWMLDNVEVGQGESLNYTVLNEGVHILKAVLTDNRGGVSEKSIEVRTSNPSDLIINSSEDEGGLPLRVSFDANNSHDNNGIIKYEWFVAGEKMGEGANFEYLFDDENEKTVELRATNTYGVTTTISKKMNLLKPLLYVTNEKSIEAAIGEELSLSISTLGGEVEGLNYNLINYPEGMQIHDAQVSWVPNENDIGKNSFEIQVASGNLTYTKKIFINVYKQKLVGSFSLLPNDQVIELSNPSSRFSGTRIIFNPISEGRHVEIFEGNVSGRDFMYVKSSKNEIVNVQFPEEVQLDNSKKGMLNKGFNLKSIFNGLEKTIGTIVCTASPMYFAELNANLFYDFAKKYRSVDTENRGIYAKIFVSEELYRSGQLDLVLNAIQFSKEKFDLFKKDSRIYFNLDDVPEMKPVGQTQKHSVSTFYVTIPKTWSQSINTDEMKMAFIRAVVNHEFYHTKQNLLSSCGQPIFENNSDHSFNTLVESSAEYFGIKSLSESDRKIVLRSIFYGSQMNRILSESVINDGILNSDIEIADNDYRNFVFWDTYLRQYTGQSHSLDDVFRFLDSYEPIKIPLQMDGNKFLKAYSNSQGLSLDKFLFHLLIDLSSPTYAVDGDSLIALHDSTDSPILKILKDPREYSFWEHSTFFDRVVTKTQDAINSNHMKISSLSGKRIYFNNSNPEIGNLNGGVGVSLPVLLKLKVSSPEIKFKLRQFQRSAYYRNYEQELGAYSVKQIQNGNEYTIGFYNSNQSVAFLDILNQNDKKEEVEIKLESNTRSQSVNVTSVNSWEKAILIDCGGVCFGSGVNIYYNFRSTSSSNQCYSYGRAWRNDNRQYMIGFYGDCKVNLTYSPGILTDSIETKNYSSGVVNFYSVFNNGEWFFAN, from the coding sequence ATGAAAAGTCTTATGACTTTGACAGGGATTCTTGCGTTCTCTTTTAGCTCTTTTGCTACAGGAAGAGAGTATTCTTGTCCTCCTAGCGTTGAAAAGCAGGCATTAGAGTGTTCTGGTACAGTAAGTGTTACAAGTGTGGCAGAGCTTAATTCTTATGCGAATGATCTAGGACTAAAAAAAGGAAAAGCGAAAAACTTAACTATTACTTCTTCTCTTGGTCTTACTTCAGATCTGGTGATTTCTTCGCCGTGTACGATTAAGATTGCTGATGATGTTGTACTGAGTTCAACTGGCAACATTTGCTTTCATGGACAAAATGGAATCAATATTGGTGAGAGATTTAAGTTTAATGGGAAGAACCTTTCCCTAGAAGGCCGCGATGAAGTCATCGTTAAGATTAATTCGGAGTTAACCGGCCAAGATATTAAGCTACTTTCTAATGGTTCTGGAGATACAAGTAAGACTCATATTAGAGATGGGGCGATTATTAATGCCGCAAATCTTTTGCTTGAATCACATGATAAAGGATCTATTGGAAAAAATTCGGCATTAACGTTGACTGGCACCTTGGGAATATATGCCTTAGGTGATGATGAAGCCTCTATTCGTGTAGGAACTCAGGTCTCGGCCAATAAAATCGAGATTTCATCTACGGAAGAAACCCGAGTGGCTAAAAATGTAGCGCTCAATGCCGCTGAGATTATTCTAAACGGGTCAGTATGCACTATTGATAAAACCGCTTCATTAACAGCGGCCGATAAGATGGGGAATTGCTTTTTAGGAAGTATTGGAAAAGCTGGTTTTACTATTGATAAAAACCAAGGCACTAATCCACTAACAGTCCATTTTAATGCCTCGGCGGTTGTATCAGAGGCCAAAGGTTTTGTTTGGTCCTTTGGAGATGGGGAAACAGTAAACACTTTATCTCCGACGATTTTTCACGTGTATAATCGAGTCGGCTCATTTACTGCCAGTTTAAAATATGCAACTAAAGATAACTTCAAAGGTCTAAAAAACGCTGGATTTGTCCAAATTGATGTTAAAGCACCAGTGGTGAATCAGACAACAACTCCTCCTCGCGGAAATTTTAGTTACGCCCAGGATGGAACGTTTGTTTACCTAAAAGCGTTTATTCGTAAAACTCAGTTTGATATAGCAAGCGCTTACTACGTCATCGACGATAATCAAAATAATAAAATCTACATGACTAACTTCTATCAAAACTCGATTTCGAGTGTTGAGATGAATACATTTGGAACTCATAAAGTGACGATGTATGTAGAAGACATCCAAGGTCAAAAATACAATACGACCATGATGATCGACCTGAAGCAAAATGAAGATGACATTGCTCCAGTTGTTCGTTTCTATGGGGAACAGTCAGCTCCAAGAACGGCCTTTATTAATATGGCCTCTTCATTCATTCCTTATCCAGACGAATTTTTAAAAGACTTTAAAGTTGAGTTTGGTGATGGACAGGTTGTTGAAGTTCACGATGCAGTGTCGGTTGTTCACACCTATGCAGCTCCTGGAACTTACAACGTAAAGGTGACAGCTGAGTTTAACGGAAATGAGAGATTCGCTATTATTCCAGTTACTGTAACTAATGATAACAAACCGGCCTTGAATCCAGTCGCGGCCTTTGATTACCACTTATTCGACTTTGCAGGGAACGTGACATTTAACGACGACCGTTCAGCGACTCCAAACGGAGAGATTATTTCTTATGTTTGGAATTTTGGTGATGGGACGCAGGCCTACGGAAAATTGGTTTCTCACTTCTTTGGGCCAGGGGATCACGTTGTCTCGTTAACTGTAACGGACACAATGGGATTGACGTCAACTCAGAGACAAATGATTTCGATTGCTGAACCAGGGGACGATATTGTGTCGAATCTTTCTTGCTGGAAAGATGGCGATAAGAAGATTGCCTGTGATGTGTTTGCGCTTGATAAGTTTGATGAGATTACACGCGTGCGTGTTCAGTGGGGGGATGGAACGAGTGTGAACTTGACTAACCAGGCGGAGATTGAAGAGTGGGGGTTGTATTTTGCTGAGCACGTTTATCAAAATTATGGGACTTATAATTTGAGATTGACGGTGGATACGGCGAGAGGGCAGACGAAGTATGCGTATGTGAGTGAGACGTTTCAGGAGTCCCCTTCTTCTAATCTGCCTCCAATTGCTTTTTTACAATGTTTAACAAGTGGTCTGCGTATTGAGTGCGATGGTTTAAATTCTTACGATCCAGAAAATGCGATTATTAGTTATCAAGTAGATTGGGGAGATGGAAATATTCAAAATTTCACTTCATCTATTTTTACGCACACATATGAGCTATCTGCTGTTTATCAGGTACGTCTCATTGTAACCGATGATCACTTTCAGTCAAATGAGATTCGTCTTTCTATAATGGCTTTAAAGGTCGATAATATAAACCCTATAGCTCGTTTGAATTGTTTTTCAGTATATCCTTTTACTGTAGAATGCGATTCTTTGTCTTCTTTTGATACCGATGGAAATATAGTTTTATTTGAGTATTCTTTTAATGAAGAAGCGATTGTATCTCGAAGTACGCCAGAGAAAATTACCTATACTTTTGCGACTAGCGATCCGAAGGTGATCTCTTTAAAAGTCGTGGATAATGATGGTGGTATTAGTTTTGGGCAAACGGAAGTTAGTCTGAAAATAAATTCAACACCAAAAATCGAGAGCCTATATTGTTATGACGGTAAAACATTTCAGCTGCAATGTTACGCTCAAGCCTTTGATCCAGATTATTATGATAATATCTCAGAATATTTATGGTCAGCGAATTTAGATAGCCAGCCAATAAGTACATTGTTAGGCAATTCAATATTGTTAGAATATTCAGAACCTGGAGAAAAAGAAATAGTTTTAACAGTTAAAGATCAATTTGGCGGCGAAGCAAGCAAAACAATAAAAGTAAATGTTAAAGAAAATAAACCACCGCAAGCAGATGGTTATTGCTATGCTGTTATTGATGGAATGGTTGAGTGCTTTTCCTACGCTTTTGATGAGGATGGAGAAGTAAAAAAAGTTCAATGGGATTTTGGTAATGGGCACATTGTAGAGGGAAGTTTTGTTACTCATTATTACGGATATAATGAAGAAGTTGTAATACAAATGAAGGTTTTTGATAACTTTGGCCTAGAGTCGACTAAAGAGTTTAGAGTTAATTCTACTATTAATTTTTTACCTAGTTTTGATCTTAGTGAAAATGTAATTGTGGGACATTTACCGTTAGAATTTAAAATTAGCATAAAAAATTCTAAAGATAATGATGGAATTATTACTTCGATGAAATGGATGCTGGATAATGTTGAGGTAGGACAAGGAGAAAGTTTAAATTACACAGTTCTCAATGAAGGAGTCCACATATTAAAAGCAGTGCTTACAGATAATCGAGGTGGTGTTTCTGAAAAAAGTATTGAAGTGAGAACTTCAAATCCTTCTGATCTAATCATTAATTCAAGCGAAGATGAAGGGGGGTTGCCTTTAAGAGTTTCATTTGATGCTAACAATTCCCACGATAATAATGGGATTATAAAGTATGAATGGTTTGTTGCGGGAGAAAAAATGGGTGAAGGAGCAAACTTTGAATATCTGTTTGATGATGAAAATGAAAAAACTGTAGAGTTGAGGGCTACAAATACATATGGAGTTACAACAACTATCTCTAAAAAAATGAATCTGCTTAAACCTCTATTGTATGTCACAAATGAAAAAAGCATTGAAGCTGCAATAGGTGAAGAATTGTCATTAAGTATTTCAACTCTTGGCGGCGAGGTTGAAGGCTTGAATTACAACTTGATTAATTATCCAGAAGGAATGCAAATACATGATGCCCAAGTATCTTGGGTACCAAATGAGAATGATATCGGTAAAAATAGCTTTGAAATCCAAGTCGCCTCTGGCAATTTGACTTATACAAAAAAAATCTTCATTAATGTTTATAAACAAAAGTTAGTCGGAAGTTTTAGTTTGCTGCCAAATGATCAAGTCATTGAGTTAAGTAACCCAAGTTCACGTTTTTCAGGCACGCGAATCATTTTTAATCCTATTTCTGAAGGTAGGCATGTTGAAATTTTTGAAGGCAATGTTAGCGGCAGAGATTTTATGTATGTAAAATCTTCAAAGAATGAAATTGTTAATGTTCAATTTCCAGAAGAAGTTCAGTTGGATAATTCTAAAAAAGGAATGTTAAACAAAGGCTTCAATTTGAAATCTATTTTTAATGGCCTGGAAAAAACTATAGGTACAATTGTATGTACAGCATCTCCAATGTATTTTGCTGAATTAAATGCTAATTTGTTTTATGATTTTGCAAAAAAATACCGTTCTGTAGATACAGAAAACCGAGGTATATATGCTAAGATTTTCGTTTCTGAGGAATTGTATCGCAGTGGACAGCTAGACTTAGTGCTGAATGCTATTCAGTTCTCCAAAGAGAAGTTCGATCTTTTTAAGAAAGATAGTCGTATCTATTTTAACCTAGATGACGTTCCAGAAATGAAGCCTGTTGGACAAACTCAAAAACATTCTGTGAGTACTTTTTATGTAACAATACCAAAAACATGGTCACAATCAATAAACACAGATGAAATGAAGATGGCTTTTATAAGGGCTGTTGTAAATCACGAGTTTTATCACACAAAACAAAACTTATTATCATCGTGTGGACAGCCTATTTTTGAAAATAATTCTGATCATTCATTTAATACTTTAGTCGAAAGCTCCGCAGAATATTTTGGGATTAAAAGCTTATCAGAATCAGATAGAAAGATTGTCTTGCGATCTATTTTTTATGGTTCTCAAATGAATAGAATATTAAGCGAAAGTGTTATTAATGATGGGATATTGAATAGTGATATAGAAATTGCAGATAATGATTACCGAAATTTCGTTTTCTGGGATACTTACTTAAGACAGTACACAGGACAATCGCACAGTTTAGATGATGTTTTTAGATTTCTTGATAGTTATGAACCAATAAAAATTCCGCTTCAGATGGATGGAAATAAATTTTTAAAAGCATATTCAAATTCTCAAGGATTATCTTTGGATAAATTCTTATTTCATTTGTTGATTGACCTGAGTTCTCCAACCTATGCTGTAGATGGCGATAGCCTTATCGCTTTACATGACTCTACAGATTCACCAATTTTAAAAATATTGAAAGATCCAAGGGAATATAGTTTTTGGGAGCATTCTACCTTTTTTGATCGTGTCGTAACTAAAACACAAGATGCAATAAATTCTAATCATATGAAAATTTCAAGTTTGTCAGGGAAAAGAATTTATTTCAATAATAGTAATCCAGAGATTGGAAACTTGAATGGAGGGGTGGGGGTTAGCCTTCCAGTTCTATTAAAATTAAAGGTATCCAGTCCTGAAATTAAATTTAAACTAAGACAATTTCAAAGATCGGCCTACTATCGCAATTATGAGCAAGAGCTTGGGGCATATTCAGTAAAACAAATACAGAATGGTAATGAATATACTATTGGTTTTTATAATTCTAATCAGTCTGTCGCCTTCTTAGATATATTAAATCAGAATGACAAAAAAGAAGAGGTAGAGATTAAACTTGAATCTAACACAAGGAGCCAGTCTGTTAATGTAACATCCGTCAATTCTTGGGAGAAGGCTATTCTTATAGATTGTGGTGGTGTGTGTTTTGGCTCCGGGGTAAATATTTACTATAATTTCCGATCAACATCATCGTCAAATCAATGTTATTCTTATGGAAGGGCTTGGCGAAATGACAACAGGCAGTATATGATAGGTTTTTATGGCGACTGTAAGGTTAACCTTACCTATAGTCCGGGAATTTTAACAGATAGTATTGAAACTAAAAACTATAGTTCAGGAGTTGTAAATTTTTACAGCGTATTCAACAACGGTGAGTGGTTCTTTGCAAATTAA
- a CDS encoding CheR family methyltransferase encodes MTVGTKEASGWFRIRPELRECISFKQINLVNPVMDEEAFDVVFCRNVLIYFQTDTIEKVNELLYKNVRPGGHCFLGHSESFQNISHKWKNAGISVYKK; translated from the coding sequence CTGACGGTTGGGACGAAGGAAGCTTCTGGTTGGTTTAGAATCAGGCCTGAATTAAGAGAGTGCATTTCTTTTAAGCAGATCAATCTTGTGAACCCCGTAATGGATGAGGAAGCTTTTGATGTTGTTTTTTGTCGGAACGTGCTGATTTATTTTCAAACCGATACGATAGAGAAGGTTAATGAGCTGCTTTACAAAAACGTAAGGCCCGGCGGACATTGTTTTCTTGGTCACTCGGAGAGTTTTCAGAATATTTCGCATAAGTGGAAGAATGCGGGGATATCGGTTTATAAGAAATAG